The Coccidioides posadasii str. Silveira chromosome 2, complete sequence genomic interval GCACTCCCTCTAATTACTTTAAGAGCGCGGATTGGTATGGCTCGGCTGTTTGTACGAACGCGGATTCTTGTTGGCTAAGTTATAGGGTAGGACTGCTGACGGTACGACCATTGTGACGAATTCCGCCGATAACCACATTAGAACATTTGTATTGTATGTGGGATCGATGTATTTATGATAACTGGGAATGCTAACTCGGTAGGCCTCCTGATCTACTCGAGGAGAAGGAAGTGCCACATTCGATCACTCCTTATTATACACTGTGCTCCAAAGAACCAGTCTACTCACTGTCCAtttatccttttttttcgctTCAGGACACCTCAGCAGCAATACTTCTATCTTCAGTTCGAGATCACCCCATTCGATTAACCTCGGCACTATACCCAGGGTTGATCGCGTCGTACAGCTTGATTTCGCCTACAACAGAGGCCTTTATTACCCCCCACAGCATTCTTTATCCAGCGACTCTGACTGGCACGCACTTTCTGACGGGCTCCGATAGTTTAATTTGCTTATTTGATGTATCACGTCCTGGGAAAGATGGTCCAGTCTCCAGGATGCCCACAATTCCCAGCAAGCGGAATAAAATGGTGGGTGGCGGGATTGGGATGAAAGGAATTATATCTACTCTCGCCGAAAACCCTTCGGGAGACGGGATCGTTGCAGCCGGTACATTTACAAGACATATTGGACTTTATGCGTCCCATGGCAGCGGTGATACTATTGCCACGTTCAGTGTGGCAGGGACGGAAGCAGAGCGCCGAGTTGGAGGGAAGGGCGTTACTCAAGTTTTGTGGAGTCCTTGTGGCAGATATCTATATGTGGCAGAAAGGAAAAGCGATGGAATGTTGATATATGATATTAGAGTTACTGGCCAGCTGGTTGGCTGGTTGAAGGGCAGGCGGGCAATGACAAACCAGCGACTAAACATTGACGTTGTCAGCAGTGGTGCTGATGGGAGCCATGAGATTTGGGCCGGCGGTACAGATGGATATATCCGGATGTGGGAATCTCCGACCGTTGTTGGAGGGGAAGTACAACCGACTTGGGAAAAGAGGATTCACGACGGTAAACCTGCTCGCATGAACCTTGTAAACTTACCGAGACTGACAGTGAATCTGTAGACCCGGTGTCAAGTGCGGTTTTCCACCCGATGGGGAGTGTGTTGGCTACTTGCTCGGGGCAAAAAAGATACCCTGAATATTCTGACGAAAATAGGGGTCTAAATTGCCCTACTCCGGACCGTCCTGAATGCCACCAAATGGACAACTCTCTTCGAGTGTGGCAGTTATAATTCCCTGCTTCTTTACCCCCGGTAAGGCACTTATTCCCACCGGCGGATAAACCGCTCTTGTGCTCTATTTGGAGCATGAAAATCAGATGCATCGGATTTGGGGTGCGAATGACTCCTAACATTGTTTG includes:
- a CDS encoding uncharacterized protein (EggNog:ENOG410PKWS~COG:S) produces the protein MPTIPSKRNKMVGGGIGMKGIISTLAENPSGDGIVAAGTFTRHIGLYASHGSGDTIATFSVAGTEAERRVGGKGVTQVLWSPCGRYLYVAERKSDGMLIYDIRVTGQLVGWLKGRRAMTNQRLNIDVVSSGADGSHEIWAGGTDGYIRMWESPTVVGGEVQPTWEKRIHDDPVSSAVFHPMGSVLATCSGQKRYPEYSDENRGLNCPTPDRPECHQMDNSLRVWQL